A window of the Dermatophagoides farinae isolate YC_2012a chromosome 2, ASM2471394v1, whole genome shotgun sequence genome harbors these coding sequences:
- the LOC124499610 gene encoding protein FAM50 homolog yields MAHYKGAASEGGRALQLQKQREKALEELELRKKKIEDELKLSNIRNKFAAHYDAIEQQIKSSTVGLVTLGEMRAKQEGLVKERERQLALKKESMIKKEIELRNEQKEKQKKQIKALSFRLDEDEDEDEEEEVQNDDDDDDESETDKNEPKSNIINDDSKSDLDSSDSISQDSFNNHNDEPQNKKRKMMKNPDVDTSFLPDRVREEEENRLREQLRQEWAEKQEKLKNEEIEITFSYWDGSGHRRSVMMKKGNTMYQFLQKALELLRKEFHELKTVTTDQLMYIKEDLIIPHHYSFYDFIVTKARGKSGPLFSFDVHEDVRLVSDATVERDESHAGKVLLRSWYERNKHIFPASRWEPYDPNRNYDKYTIGDRVNKK; encoded by the coding sequence ATGGCTCATTATAAAGGTGCAGCATCCGAAGGTGGTCGAGCACTTCAATTACAAAAACAACGTGAAAAAGCTTTGGAAGAATTGGAAttacgaaagaaaaaaattgaagatgaattgaaattatcaaaCATCAGGAATAAATTCGCTGCACATTATGATGCTATCGAACAGCAGATTAAATCATCGACAGTCGGTTTGGTCACACTGGGCGAGATGCGTGCCAAACAAGAAGGTCTGGTTAAAGAACGAGAACGACAATTggcattgaaaaaagaatcgatgaTTAAAAAAGAGATTGAATTACGGAATGagcagaaagaaaaacaaaagaaacaaatcaaaGCATTATCATTCCGacttgatgaagatgaagatgaagatgaagaagaagaagtgcagaatgatgatgatgatgatgatgaatccgaAACCGATAAAAACGAACCGAAATCcaatattatcaatgatgattcgaaatCAGATTTAGATTCATCGGATAGCATTAGCCAGGACTCATTcaacaatcataatgatgaaccacaaaataaaaaacgtaaaatgatgaaaaacccAGATGTGGACACAAGTTTTTTGCCGGATAGAGTAcgtgaagaagaagaaaatcgTCTCCGAGAACAATTGCGTCAAGAATGGGCtgaaaaacaggaaaaattaaaaaatgaagaaatcgAAATCACTTTCAGTTATTGGGATGGTTCTGGTCATCGACGatcagtgatgatgaaaaaaggcAATACAATGTATCAATTCTTACAGAAAGCCTTGGAATTACTGCGTAAAGAATTTCATGAATTAAAAACAGTTACCACCGATCAGCTGATGTATATAAAAGAAGATTTAATCATACCACATCATTATAGTTTCTATGATTTCATCGTGACTAAAGCGCGTGGTAAAAGTGGACCATTATTTAGTTTTGACGTACATGAAGATGTACGGCTTGTGTCCGATGCGACCGTTGAACGTGATGAATCACATGCTGGTAAAGTATTACTGCGTAGCTGGTATGAACGTAATAAACATATATTTCCAGCCAGCCGTTGGGAACCATATGATCCAAATCGAAATTATGATAAATATACTATTGGTGATCGtgttaataaaaaataa